The proteins below come from a single Sorghum bicolor cultivar BTx623 chromosome 4, Sorghum_bicolor_NCBIv3, whole genome shotgun sequence genomic window:
- the LOC8066504 gene encoding probable nucleolar protein 5-2 codes for MAAHGSMRGGLAAPFGKLGNMGLVLVLFETPSGFAIFNIDGVQLFLPKAEENIWANYVKDYMTHRVIWLKEFKTFKNKSNAFNHTGINSELAQMIKKWRLPGQLLAVGKQEHKTIIEQKLKISCLFNEAVMEVMWGIKHLMKSLVPQEKSELPMEERLLMSYGLKTLLNRHGFNVKPEMVFYVILKMKMDMMILKWYTTNLPNSFSVYHCWM; via the exons ATGGCGGCCCACGGCTCCATGCGCGGCGGCCTCGCAGCTCCAT TTGGTAAGTTGGGGAACATGGGGTTGGTCTTAGTGCTGTTTGAGACGCCCTCTGGCTTTGCCATATTCAACATTGATGGTGTCCAGTTGTTTCTACCAAAAGCGGAGGAG AACATCTGGGCAAACTATGTCAAAGATTATATGACACACCGC GTTATCTGGCTGAAAGAATTCAAGACTTTCAAGAACAAGTCCAATGCATTTAACCACACTGGTATAAACAGTGAGCTTGCTCAGATGATTAAGAAATGGCGCCTCCCAGGTCAATTATTAGCTGTTGGAAAGCAGGAGCACAAAACAATCATTGAACAGAAGTTG AAAATATCCTGCCTGTTTAATGAGGCTGTAATGGAGGTGATGTGGGGCATAAAACATCTCATGAAGAGTTTAGTGCCTCAGGAAAAATCTGAGCTGCCTATGGAGGAGCGCCTGCTGATGAGTTATGGATTAAAGACTCTGCTGAATCGTCATGGTTTTAATGTTAAACCAGAGATGGTG TTTTATGTGAtcctgaaaatgaagatggACATGATGATCCTGAAGTGGTACACCACAAATCTTC
- the LOC8066506 gene encoding sphinganine C4-monooxygenase 1 isoform X3: MHSRSLAKYRLHPSSHEDSKNHVSKRQVISNVLTLQIVQVATVTMVMMFKGTEESGNSSTKMTSYLKLAGQIVVGMVWFDLWQFGTHRVLHANRFLYRNLHSWHHRLVVTYSFGALYGHPLESFVTDTVGGTTAFLVSGMSPRASIFFFSLCTVKVIDNHCGMSLLPSWDRISIFNNAAYHDVHHQLRGGNCNYSQLFFVVWDRIFGTYMPFLIEENKQGMLQVRAPGLDYRRVCNK; the protein is encoded by the exons ATGCAT TCCAGGTCTCTGGCCAAATACAGGCTGCACCCAAGCAGCCATGAAGACAGCAAGAACCATGTGTCGAAGCGACAAGTCATCAGCAACGTCCTCACTCTGCAGATCGTGCAGGTTGCCACGGTCACCATGGTGATGATGTTCAAG GGCACAGAAGAGAGCGGCAACAGCAGTACAAAGATGACCTCGTATCTAAAGTTAGCCGGCCAAATCGTAGTGGGCATGGTCTGGTTTGACTTGTGGCAGTTTGGGACGCACCGAGTCCTCCACGCCAACAGATTCCTCTACCGGAACCTCCACTCATGGCACCACCGTCTCGTGGTTACCTACTCCTTCGGAGCTCTATACGGACACCCCCTTGAGAGCTTCGTCACTGACACCGTCGGTGGTACGACCGCCTTCCTGGTGTCCGGCATGTCGCCGAGGGcttccatcttcttcttctcgctCTGCACCGTCAAGGTCATCGACAACCACTGCGGCATGTCGCTGCTGCCCAGCTGGGATCGCATCAGCATCTTCAACAACGCGGCGTACCATGACGTGCACCACCAGTTGCGTGGTGGTAACTGCAACTACTCTCAACTCTTCTTTGTCGTGTGGGATAGGATTTTTGGGACTTACATGCCCTTCCTCATCGAGGAGAACAAACAAGGAATGCTTCAGGTCCGGGCACCTGGCCTTGACTATAGGAGAGTATGCAACAAGTAG
- the LOC8066506 gene encoding sphinganine C4-monooxygenase 1 isoform X2, whose amino-acid sequence MELLLLSDEVLAVVVPIVVYWAYCGLHAMLGQSRSLAKYRLHPSSHEDSKNHVSKRQVISNVLTLQIVQVATVTMVMMFKGTEESGNSSTKMTSYLKLAGQIVVGMVWFDLWQFGTHRVLHANRFLYRNLHSWHHRLVVTYSFGALYGHPLESFVTDTVGGTTAFLVSGMSPRASIFFFSLCTVKVIDNHCGMSLLPSWDRISIFNNAAYHDVHHQLRGGNCNYSQLFFVVWDRIFGTYMPFLIEENKQGMLQVRAPGLDYRRVCNK is encoded by the exons ATGGAGCTACTACTACTCTCTGACGAAGTTTTGGCCGTCGTGGTGCCCATCGTGGTGTATTGGGCGTATTGTGGCCTCCATGCAATGCTTGGGCAGTCCAGGTCTCTGGCCAAATACAGGCTGCACCCAAGCAGCCATGAAGACAGCAAGAACCATGTGTCGAAGCGACAAGTCATCAGCAACGTCCTCACTCTGCAGATCGTGCAGGTTGCCACGGTCACCATGGTGATGATGTTCAAG GGCACAGAAGAGAGCGGCAACAGCAGTACAAAGATGACCTCGTATCTAAAGTTAGCCGGCCAAATCGTAGTGGGCATGGTCTGGTTTGACTTGTGGCAGTTTGGGACGCACCGAGTCCTCCACGCCAACAGATTCCTCTACCGGAACCTCCACTCATGGCACCACCGTCTCGTGGTTACCTACTCCTTCGGAGCTCTATACGGACACCCCCTTGAGAGCTTCGTCACTGACACCGTCGGTGGTACGACCGCCTTCCTGGTGTCCGGCATGTCGCCGAGGGcttccatcttcttcttctcgctCTGCACCGTCAAGGTCATCGACAACCACTGCGGCATGTCGCTGCTGCCCAGCTGGGATCGCATCAGCATCTTCAACAACGCGGCGTACCATGACGTGCACCACCAGTTGCGTGGTGGTAACTGCAACTACTCTCAACTCTTCTTTGTCGTGTGGGATAGGATTTTTGGGACTTACATGCCCTTCCTCATCGAGGAGAACAAACAAGGAATGCTTCAGGTCCGGGCACCTGGCCTTGACTATAGGAGAGTATGCAACAAGTAG
- the LOC8066505 gene encoding wall-associated receptor kinase 3, whose product MGRVLPWLIFAATLLLASINSSTASRMARPGCRETCGNLTIPYPFGIGSGCYYQQGFDVSCEDNRTFLRNSSSRMEIYNISLLQGQVRVSTLIASKCYYDENRTTDGWSSARTGRFFTISSKANKFTAIGCYTLGYLGGYNKQRTGTGCLTMCLDKQGVDQSALCSGMGCCQTSIAPNLTSINITFDGGYSNSEVRDFNPCSYAFVAEQDWFKFNASYLEGNNFTDKFKDGVPSVFDWVSGNQSCDEAVKDRSSYACISKNSQCINSPNATGYLCNCTDGFEGNPYLADGCQDINECENLVQYPCHGICKNTIGNYSCSCPAGTRSIDPKSSTCTPDAASERAKLTKMFIGISSCAIILLICFFALLIECQKKRLMREKEEFFQENGGLLLYEQIRSKQIDTVRIFTTEELKQATNNFDSSREVGRGSYGTVYKGILKDNRIVAIKRSKIMNMVQKDDFVQEMIILSQINHINVVRLLGCCLEVEVPMLVYEFMPNGTLFDLIHVTYRRPSISLDARLRIAQESAEALAYLHSSASPPIVHGDVKSPNILLGDNNIAKVTDFGASRMLPKDEIQFMTMVQGTLGYLDPEYLQERQLTEKSDVYSFGVVLLELITGKTAIYSEGTKEKKSLASSFLLALKESRLESILDRNILGVGMELLQEVAQIAKRCLSMKGEERPLMSEVAERLRFIRRTWREQLSEHASEETECLLETPSNYDPSSTGRHGSLMGLDLEIGR is encoded by the exons ATGGGTCGAGTGCTACCGTGGCTAATCTTTGCAGCCACCCTGCTACTAGCATCCATCAACAGCAGCACAGCGTCTAGGATGGCCAGGCCTGGCTGCAGAGAAACATGCGGCAACCTCACCATTCCATACCCCTTCGGCATCGGTTCTGGTTGCTACTACCAACAAGGGTTTGATGTTTCATGCGAGGATAACCGCACTTTCTTGCGTAACTCAAGCAGCCGAATGGAGATCTACAACATCAGCTTGCTACAAGGGCAGGTTCGTGTCAGCACCTTGATTGCCTCCAAGTGCTATTATGATGAAAACCGCACCACAGATGGATGGTCCTCGGCGCGTACTGGTCGCTTTTTCACCATATCCAGCAAGGCCAACAAGTTCACGGCCATTGGATGCTACACTCTTGGATACTTGGGAGGCTACAATAAGCAGAGAACTGGAACTGGGTGCTTAACTATGTGCCTGGATAAGCAGGGCGTGGATCAGAGCGCCCTGTGCTCTGGCATGGGCTGTTGTCAGACATCCATTGCACCAAACCTCACTTCCATCAACATTACCTTCGATGGAGGGTACAGTAATTCTGAGGTCCGTGACTTCAACCCATGCAGTTATGCCTTCGTCGCTGAGCAGGATTGGTTCAAGTTTAACGCTTCTTATCTCGAGGGTAACAACTTCACAGACAAGTTCAAGGATGGAGTTCCTTCTGTGTTTGACTGGGTTTCTGGAAATCAATCCTGTGATGAAGCAGTTAAGGACAGATCATCATATGCCTGCATTAGCAAGAACAGCCAGTGTATCAACTCACCAAATGCTACAGGATACCTCTGTAATTGCACTGATGGCTTCGAAGGGAACCCCTACCTGGCAGATGGGTGCCAAG ATATCAATGAATGCGAAAATCTGGTTCAGTATCCATGCCATGGAATTTGCAAGAACACAATTGGGAACTACAGTTGTTCCTGCCCAGCTGGGACTCGGAGCATAGATCCAAAGTCCTCAACGTGCACTCCAGATGCAGCCTCAGAAAGGGCAAAGTTAACAAAAATGTTTATAG GTATTTCGTCATGTGCTATAATTCTGCTTATCTGCTTTTTTGCACTGCTGATTGAATGTCAGAAGAAAAGGCTCATGAGAGAAAAGGAAGAATTCTTTCAAGAAAATGGGGGTCTGCTGTTATATGAGCAAATCAGGTCAAAGCAAATTGATACAGTCAGAATATTCACAACAGAAGAACTCAAGCAAGCAACAAACAATTTTGACTCAAGCAGAGAAGTAGGGAGAGGCAGCTATGGTACTGTTTACAAAGGAATTCTGAAGGACAACAGGATAGTAGCCATTAAACGCTCAAAGATTATGAACATGGTTCAGAAAGATGATTTTGTGCAAGAGATGATTATACTTTCACAGATCAACCATATAAATGTAGTTAGGCTTCTCGGTTGTTGCTTAGAAGTTGAGGTTCCCATGTTAGTCTATGAATTCATGCCAAACGGCACTCTGTTCGATTTGATACATGTTACATACAGAAGACCATCCATTTCATTGGATGCTCGTCTCAGGATTGCCCAGGAATCTGCAGAAGCACTGGCATATCTGCACTCATCAGCATCCCCTCCCATAGTACATGGAGACGTAAAATCTCCAAACATTCTCCTAGGTGACAACAACATAGCAAAAGTTACTGATTTTGGAGCATCAAGAATGCTCCCAAAGGATGAAATACAATTTATGACAATGGTACAGGGAACTCTTGGTTATCTAGACCCTGAATACTTACAAGAGCGTCAATTAACAGAGAAGAGTGATGTTTATAGTTTTGGAGTTGTGCTTCTAGAGCTAATTACAGGGAAGACAGCGATTTATTCTGAAGGtaccaaagaaaagaaaagcctGGCATCATCCTTCCTTCTGGCATTGAAAGAGAGCAGACTTGAATCTATCTTGGACAGAAATATATTGGGTGTCGGAATGGAGCTGCTACAAGAAGTCGCTCAAATTGCAAAACGTTGCTTGAGTATGAAAGGGGAAGAACGGCCATTAATGTCAGAAGTGGCTGAAAGGTTGAGATTTATACGGAGAACCTGGCGAGAACAGTTGTCTGAGCATGCTAGTGAAGAAACTGAATGCTTGCTTGAAACCCCATCGAACTACGACCCTTCTAGTACTGGACGGCATGGAAGTTTGATGGGACTAGATTTAGAAATTGGTAGATGA
- the LOC8066506 gene encoding sphinganine C4-monooxygenase 1 isoform X1, with translation MHPSLSSNNCRRSSLVYAHTSQESSKSIYIYRDVPVARSTPIISTACIDLHSTCMSLAKYRLHPSSHEDSKNHVSKRQVISNVLTLQIVQVATVTMVMMFKGTEESGNSSTKMTSYLKLAGQIVVGMVWFDLWQFGTHRVLHANRFLYRNLHSWHHRLVVTYSFGALYGHPLESFVTDTVGGTTAFLVSGMSPRASIFFFSLCTVKVIDNHCGMSLLPSWDRISIFNNAAYHDVHHQLRGGNCNYSQLFFVVWDRIFGTYMPFLIEENKQGMLQVRAPGLDYRRVCNK, from the exons ATGCATCCTAGTTTG TCGTCAAATAATTGTCGTCGGTCCTCCCTGGTGTACGCGCATACAAGTCAAGAGAGCAGcaagagtatatatatatatagagacgtTCCGGTAGCAAGATCGACACCAATCATCAGTACCGCCTGCATCGATCTGCATAGCACATGCAT GTCTCTGGCCAAATACAGGCTGCACCCAAGCAGCCATGAAGACAGCAAGAACCATGTGTCGAAGCGACAAGTCATCAGCAACGTCCTCACTCTGCAGATCGTGCAGGTTGCCACGGTCACCATGGTGATGATGTTCAAG GGCACAGAAGAGAGCGGCAACAGCAGTACAAAGATGACCTCGTATCTAAAGTTAGCCGGCCAAATCGTAGTGGGCATGGTCTGGTTTGACTTGTGGCAGTTTGGGACGCACCGAGTCCTCCACGCCAACAGATTCCTCTACCGGAACCTCCACTCATGGCACCACCGTCTCGTGGTTACCTACTCCTTCGGAGCTCTATACGGACACCCCCTTGAGAGCTTCGTCACTGACACCGTCGGTGGTACGACCGCCTTCCTGGTGTCCGGCATGTCGCCGAGGGcttccatcttcttcttctcgctCTGCACCGTCAAGGTCATCGACAACCACTGCGGCATGTCGCTGCTGCCCAGCTGGGATCGCATCAGCATCTTCAACAACGCGGCGTACCATGACGTGCACCACCAGTTGCGTGGTGGTAACTGCAACTACTCTCAACTCTTCTTTGTCGTGTGGGATAGGATTTTTGGGACTTACATGCCCTTCCTCATCGAGGAGAACAAACAAGGAATGCTTCAGGTCCGGGCACCTGGCCTTGACTATAGGAGAGTATGCAACAAGTAG